One window of the Bombus affinis isolate iyBomAffi1 chromosome 10, iyBomAffi1.2, whole genome shotgun sequence genome contains the following:
- the LOC126921320 gene encoding actin-binding Rho-activating protein-like isoform X2, with the protein MSDSDEESFSDKVAMFDQYANKHKDKQSKNPFTSGTNIEKRKFSKEEYGRPEAGSLTDIRGRKATAHILKEVLELCEIIHQEGTPCRDRPEIIAITFGDLFNIYTHISDKCVGLLLRARKQKLVDFEGEVLFQRRDDDVPIYLVKPINEIREMFKQRLKEIAQETPIS; encoded by the exons ATGAGTGACTCCGATGAA GAATCGTTCAGCGACAAAGTAGCGATGTTCGACCAGTACGCGAACAAGCACAAAGACAAGCAGAGCAAGAATCCCTTCACATCTGGCACAAATATCGAAAAAAGGAAATTCTCGAAAGAAGAATACGGCAG ACCGGAAGCTGGCTCCTTGACAGATATTCGCGGTCGCAAAGCCACGGCGCACATCCTCAAAGAGGTGCTCGAACTTTGCGAGATTATTCATCAAGAGGGCACGCCGTGTCGCGATCGACCAGAAATCATCGCAATCACGTTTGGCGACCTATTCAACATTTACACCCACATCAGCGACAAATGCGTAGGACTACTGCTGAGAGCCAGGAAACAGAAGCTCGTGGACTTTGAAGGAGAAGTACTGTTTCAG AGACGAGACGACGACGTACCCATCTACCTGGTGAAGCCCATCAACGAAATCCGGGAAATGTTCAAACAACGGCTAAAAGAAATTGCACAGGAGACGCCCATAAGCTAA
- the LOC126921320 gene encoding actin-binding Rho-activating protein-like isoform X1: MSSVMLESFSDKVAMFDQYANKHKDKQSKNPFTSGTNIEKRKFSKEEYGRPEAGSLTDIRGRKATAHILKEVLELCEIIHQEGTPCRDRPEIIAITFGDLFNIYTHISDKCVGLLLRARKQKLVDFEGEVLFQRRDDDVPIYLVKPINEIREMFKQRLKEIAQETPIS; this comes from the exons ATGTCTTCGGTAATGCTA GAATCGTTCAGCGACAAAGTAGCGATGTTCGACCAGTACGCGAACAAGCACAAAGACAAGCAGAGCAAGAATCCCTTCACATCTGGCACAAATATCGAAAAAAGGAAATTCTCGAAAGAAGAATACGGCAG ACCGGAAGCTGGCTCCTTGACAGATATTCGCGGTCGCAAAGCCACGGCGCACATCCTCAAAGAGGTGCTCGAACTTTGCGAGATTATTCATCAAGAGGGCACGCCGTGTCGCGATCGACCAGAAATCATCGCAATCACGTTTGGCGACCTATTCAACATTTACACCCACATCAGCGACAAATGCGTAGGACTACTGCTGAGAGCCAGGAAACAGAAGCTCGTGGACTTTGAAGGAGAAGTACTGTTTCAG AGACGAGACGACGACGTACCCATCTACCTGGTGAAGCCCATCAACGAAATCCGGGAAATGTTCAAACAACGGCTAAAAGAAATTGCACAGGAGACGCCCATAAGCTAA